The genomic window GAGATGGTGATACCCGGGGACAACATAACGATGCAGGTGAGTCTGATACATCCGATAGCTATGGAGGAAGGACTTCGGTTTGCTATACGAGAGGGTGGAAGGACAGTAGGCGCTGGCGTCATTGTTAAGGTTATCGAGTAAAACAGGCGGGATAAGATTATGAGAGATTCGGTTATTTTGGCATGCTCTGAGTGCAAGCGCCGCAATTATATGACAACAAGAAACAAGAAGAAGCAGCAGGAAAAACTTCAGATAAAGAAATTCTGCCCCTTCTGCCGGACACACTCGCTGCATAAGGAATCAAAGTAGGATAATGAATGCAGGCCAGTAACTCTAACTGGTAGAGTGCCGGACTCCAAATCCGGATGCTGGGGGTTCGAATCCCTCCTGGCCTGCCAAAACGGAAGATATAGATGGAAAAATTGAAAGAATTCATAAACGGTATAACAAGATATCTCAAGGAAGTCAGAGCCGAACTGAAAAAGGTTACATGGACTGGCAGGAAAGAGGTAGCCACAGGAACGGTAGCCGTATTTATAATGTGTGCAGCTGTTTCTTTAATCCTGTCGCTTCTTGACATTGGGATATCCGGCCTTCTTAAGCTTATTTTTGGATGGTAAACTAATATGGAACATAAATGGTACGTCGTACATACTTACTCCAATTATGAACAGAAGGCCAAACGTTCCCTTGAAGAGCGCATAAAGGCATACAAATGCGACGAATACTTTACCGATATTCTTGTACCGACGCCAATTGAGCCACAGGCAAATGGTCAGCCTAAAAAAGGCGGCGGCAAAAAGTTTTTCCCCGGATATATCCTTGTAAAAATGTTTCTAACAGATAAAACCTGGCATGTAGTAATGGGTACTCCGAAAGTAACCGGGTTTGTAGGGGGCAGGAATGAGCCATCTACAATTCCTGAGCAAGAAGTAGAAAAGCTGAAAACTCAACTTGAAGAGGGAATGTCAGGAAAAGAATACAAATGCAATTTTGCAGTTGGTGA from Desulfomonilia bacterium includes these protein-coding regions:
- the tuf gene encoding elongation factor Tu (EF-Tu; promotes GTP-dependent binding of aminoacyl-tRNA to the A-site of ribosomes during protein biosynthesis; when the tRNA anticodon matches the mRNA codon, GTP hydrolysis results; the inactive EF-Tu-GDP leaves the ribosome and release of GDP is promoted by elongation factor Ts; many prokaryotes have two copies of the gene encoding EF-Tu), whose translation is EMVIPGDNITMQVSLIHPIAMEEGLRFAIREGGRTVGAGVIVKVIE
- the secE gene encoding preprotein translocase subunit SecE encodes the protein MEKLKEFINGITRYLKEVRAELKKVTWTGRKEVATGTVAVFIMCAAVSLILSLLDIGISGLLKLIFGW
- the rpmG gene encoding 50S ribosomal protein L33, with the translated sequence MRDSVILACSECKRRNYMTTRNKKKQQEKLQIKKFCPFCRTHSLHKESK
- the nusG gene encoding transcription termination/antitermination protein NusG; the protein is MEHKWYVVHTYSNYEQKAKRSLEERIKAYKCDEYFTDILVPTPIEPQANGQPKKGGGKKFFPGYILVKMFLTDKTWHVVMGTPKVTGFVGGRNEPSTIPEQEVEKLKTQLEEGMSGKEYKCNFAVGDSVTVNDGPFQNFNGVVDDIKPDKGKVRVLVSIFGRSTPVELNFDQITKK